A single Rubrivivax gelatinosus IL144 DNA region contains:
- a CDS encoding TonB-dependent receptor: MSRDPLRRFSPIAAACAALLAVGAVRPASAQQAPTTATPPSKAERIEITGSRIKRTEDESALPVQVITREEIIKSGVTTAAEAMRNLSANSGGLSDGGSISPGAYDQKGFNSANLRGIGTSSTLVLLNGRRMANFASPGDDAGVDLNNIPAAAIDRIEVLLDGASAVYGTDAISGVINFITRKDYTGAEVNVYVGDSQEGGAGKRAASVTAGYGTLADNGFNIFGVFDVQRTDALSTSQRSFIKDLKIPERLPHLLSGYTSPANIRLSGDQLEYLQSQGVQINGSLIDSRTINFSAPNCNPPANLHLPTGTGGAQACTYDYMRDTELYPKSEKLSFLGRGVTEIAGGHELFAEVALARAKTWYVGSAARVTGTIDYSLVPELAGLSGLQDVDPEIELRMRLEEAGRRTSELTSTSQRYVVGMSGSVGDWDYEWGLNHSVSSVSDRDTHGYLLYNELMQGIADGLVNPFGPSSAAGQALIDSIQVDNVVRRARGTMDSLDFSVTRSFGKLDGGPIGVALGGELRREKSTFNPSALLMSDNINNDFAPEGGEATSDQRRVAAFYGEMQLPLTKKLELQLAARFDHYEGVGNTANPKIGARYLVSPQWLLRSSFGTGFRAPSMNDLHRPTQYGTTSTLPDPVYCATVDNDLADCAWNWDTRHYSNAKLKPEHSRQFSLGTVFNPHPLWSVSLDYWNIQKRDVISEVGDDVILANLDKFENLVHRYNENEGLDGCDYNPDDNSICYIEMRKENRGRQKASGLDIVVEMKGLKTPAGVFGTRLAGTWMLQSEQQPSPELGYISNLGRFVTDGVVQRWRHRLSFDWERGAWSASIGNTYYSGYKDQNSAINTDDGSVVAKNRVKAYSLWDLSGAYEVSKDFTVRAGVQNVFDTAPPFSNQAYYFISGYDPSYTDPRGRFFYVSARYQIH, translated from the coding sequence ATGAGCCGCGATCCCTTGCGCCGCTTCAGCCCCATTGCCGCCGCCTGCGCGGCCCTACTCGCCGTCGGCGCCGTGCGCCCGGCCTCGGCCCAGCAGGCCCCGACGACGGCGACGCCGCCGTCCAAGGCCGAGCGCATCGAGATCACCGGCTCGCGCATCAAGCGCACCGAGGACGAGAGCGCGCTGCCAGTGCAGGTGATCACGCGCGAGGAGATCATCAAGTCCGGCGTCACGACCGCCGCCGAGGCGATGCGCAACCTCAGCGCCAATAGCGGCGGCCTGAGCGACGGCGGCAGCATCAGCCCCGGCGCCTACGACCAGAAGGGCTTCAATTCAGCCAATCTGCGCGGCATCGGCACCTCGTCGACGCTGGTGCTGCTCAACGGCCGGCGCATGGCCAACTTCGCCTCGCCCGGCGACGACGCCGGCGTCGACCTGAACAACATCCCGGCGGCGGCGATCGACCGCATCGAGGTGCTGCTGGACGGCGCTTCGGCCGTCTACGGCACCGACGCGATCTCCGGCGTCATCAACTTCATCACGCGCAAGGACTACACCGGCGCCGAGGTCAACGTCTACGTCGGCGACAGCCAGGAAGGCGGCGCTGGCAAGCGCGCCGCGTCGGTCACCGCCGGCTACGGCACGCTGGCCGACAACGGCTTCAACATCTTCGGCGTCTTCGACGTGCAGCGCACCGATGCGCTCAGCACCTCGCAGCGCAGCTTCATCAAGGACCTGAAGATCCCCGAGCGGCTGCCGCACCTGCTGTCGGGCTACACGAGCCCGGCCAACATCCGGCTCAGCGGCGATCAGCTGGAGTACCTGCAGTCGCAGGGCGTGCAGATCAACGGTTCGCTGATCGACAGCCGCACGATCAACTTCTCGGCGCCGAACTGCAACCCGCCGGCCAACCTGCACCTGCCCACCGGCACCGGCGGCGCGCAAGCCTGTACCTACGACTACATGCGCGACACCGAGCTGTACCCGAAGTCCGAGAAGCTGAGCTTCCTGGGCCGCGGCGTCACCGAGATCGCCGGCGGGCACGAACTCTTCGCCGAAGTGGCGCTGGCGCGCGCCAAGACCTGGTACGTCGGCTCGGCCGCACGCGTCACCGGCACCATCGACTACTCGCTGGTGCCCGAACTCGCCGGCCTTAGCGGCCTGCAGGACGTCGACCCGGAGATCGAGCTGCGCATGCGGCTGGAAGAAGCCGGCAGGCGCACCAGCGAGCTCACCAGCACCAGCCAGCGCTACGTCGTCGGCATGAGCGGCAGCGTCGGCGACTGGGACTACGAGTGGGGGCTCAACCACAGCGTCAGCTCCGTCTCCGACCGCGACACCCACGGCTACCTGCTCTACAACGAGCTGATGCAAGGCATCGCCGACGGCCTGGTGAACCCCTTCGGGCCGTCGTCGGCCGCCGGACAGGCGCTGATCGACAGCATCCAGGTCGACAACGTCGTGCGCCGCGCGCGCGGCACGATGGACTCGCTGGACTTCAGCGTGACGCGCTCGTTCGGCAAGCTCGACGGCGGGCCGATCGGCGTCGCGCTGGGCGGCGAACTGCGGCGCGAGAAGAGCACCTTCAATCCGTCGGCGCTGCTGATGAGCGACAACATCAACAACGACTTCGCGCCCGAAGGCGGCGAGGCCACCAGCGACCAGCGCCGCGTCGCCGCGTTCTACGGCGAGATGCAGCTGCCGCTGACGAAGAAGCTGGAGCTGCAGCTCGCCGCGCGTTTCGACCATTACGAAGGCGTCGGCAACACGGCCAATCCGAAGATCGGCGCGCGTTACCTGGTGAGCCCGCAGTGGCTGCTGCGCAGCTCGTTCGGCACGGGCTTCCGCGCGCCGTCGATGAACGACCTGCACCGTCCGACGCAGTACGGTACGACCTCGACGCTGCCCGACCCGGTGTACTGCGCCACCGTCGACAACGACTTGGCCGACTGCGCCTGGAACTGGGACACGCGCCACTACAGCAACGCCAAGCTCAAGCCCGAGCACTCGCGCCAGTTCTCGCTGGGCACGGTGTTCAACCCGCACCCGCTGTGGAGCGTGAGCCTGGACTACTGGAACATCCAGAAGCGCGACGTCATCAGCGAGGTCGGCGACGACGTGATCCTGGCCAACCTCGACAAGTTCGAGAACCTCGTGCACCGCTACAACGAGAACGAGGGCCTGGACGGTTGCGACTACAACCCCGACGACAACTCGATCTGCTACATCGAGATGCGCAAGGAGAACCGCGGCCGGCAGAAGGCTTCGGGCCTGGACATCGTCGTCGAGATGAAGGGGCTGAAGACGCCGGCGGGCGTGTTCGGCACGCGGCTGGCCGGCACCTGGATGCTGCAGTCCGAGCAGCAGCCCAGCCCTGAACTGGGCTACATCAGCAACCTGGGCCGCTTCGTCACCGACGGCGTCGTGCAGCGCTGGCGCCACCGCCTGAGCTTCGACTGGGAACGCGGCGCCTGGAGCGCGAGCATCGGCAACACCTACTACTCGGGCTACAAGGACCAGAACTCGGCGATCAACACCGACGACGGCAGCGTCGTCGCGAAGAACCGGGTCAAGGCCTATTCGCTGTGGGACCTGTCGGGCGCCTACGAAGTCTCCAAGGACTTCACCGTGCGCGCCGGCGTGCAGAACGTGTTCGACACGGCGCCGCCGTTCTCCAACCAGGCCTACTACTTCATCTCGGGCTACGACCCGAGCTACACGGATCCGCGCGGCCGCTTCTTCTACGTGTCGGCGCGCTACCAGATCCACTGA
- a CDS encoding PEP-CTERM sorting domain-containing protein has protein sequence MKKTLLSAALSAACLFAVSQPVAAAPLLFDRGLPSLNLNNAAGAARSNVTWSASGTEFTGDDFSIGVTGEKYRIDTITVWGAQFDPLSLDVANIALYFGRAGSALSRVSEGAVSGNANSNPNITHSFVSYADGVTDTYEGWGGGVYGIAQTVFSNLNLVIDGGVTYYFGVDGDQYEWWSHASNAALSGTPQQGADGKYLIFDKSDLGAVQVVDSQGNGWDKSSDINVRVTGEAIPEPATLALASMALLGLAAARRRRG, from the coding sequence ATGAAAAAGACTCTCCTGTCCGCTGCCCTGTCGGCAGCCTGCCTGTTCGCCGTTTCGCAACCCGTGGCTGCCGCGCCGCTGCTGTTCGACCGCGGCCTGCCCAGCCTGAACCTCAACAACGCCGCCGGTGCCGCGCGCAGCAACGTCACGTGGTCGGCGAGCGGCACCGAGTTCACCGGTGACGACTTCAGCATCGGCGTGACCGGCGAGAAGTACCGCATCGACACGATCACCGTCTGGGGTGCGCAGTTCGATCCGCTGTCGCTGGACGTGGCCAACATCGCGCTTTATTTCGGCCGTGCCGGCAGCGCGCTGTCGCGGGTGTCCGAAGGCGCCGTCAGCGGCAATGCCAACAGCAATCCGAACATCACGCATTCCTTCGTCAGCTATGCCGATGGCGTCACCGACACCTACGAAGGCTGGGGTGGCGGCGTCTACGGCATCGCGCAGACGGTGTTCAGCAACCTGAACCTCGTGATCGACGGCGGCGTCACCTATTACTTCGGTGTCGACGGCGATCAATACGAGTGGTGGAGCCACGCCTCCAATGCCGCGCTCAGCGGCACGCCGCAGCAGGGCGCTGACGGCAAGTACCTGATCTTCGATAAGAGCGACCTGGGCGCGGTGCAGGTCGTCGACAGCCAGGGCAACGGCTGGGACAAGTCCAGCGACATCAACGTGCGTGTCACCGGCGAGGCGATCCCCGAGCCGGCGACGCTGGCGCTGGCCTCGATGGCGCTGCTGGGTCTGGCGGCCGCGCGCCGTCGCCGCGGCTGA
- a CDS encoding RelA/SpoT family protein has translation MRTAEPSEAAVDAAAIVELAARETGVAEDGAAALERARAFAEPLLAGHLLDTGEPALVHADGVAAILQAIGAAPSMRAAAYLVYAGDYLQHPEEMVAKAFGQSYASLVTHTRRLVQIQRATRAATVLEAQRQQQAEQVRKMLLAFSHDLRVVLLRLASRLQTLRWYAAERVPCPEVLAEETQQIFAPLANRLGIWQIKWELEDLAFRFLQPDEYKRIARLLDEKRVEREQRIEGARRRLRERLAEAGLRAEVYGRPKHLHSIWKKMRGKGLPIERVFDLSALRVIVDDVAGCYAALSRVHECYRAVDGEYDDYIARPKPNGYQSLHTVVLDDDGRALEVQIRTRAMHEHAEHGVAAHWMYKEAGVRGYAGVSAAGDFNERLAEARKAVLRELLAWERDFATTQDATASAVFDDRIYVFTPQVNVIDLPVGGTPVDFAYALHTDLGHRCRGARVDGAMVPLNTALVSGQTIEIVAAKEGGPSMDWLNPELGYLKSPRAKAKVRAWFNAQAQGLTIARGRELVEKLLQREGKTAVKLESLAEQLGFKTADALFEVVGKDEFSLRNIEQILRPAAPAPAEEDEGIALRRPRHEGSGKGKGGVLVVGVDSLLTTLARCCRPAPPDTIGGFVTRAKGVAIHRRDCTNFRHMAQKDPGRVIEVEWGRERDGVYPLDVIIEASDRQGLLRDISEVFAKEKMNVIGVHTQSVKDARGGTAWMTFTIEVSDTARLAQVLKHLAGIGGVRHARRR, from the coding sequence ATGAGAACCGCCGAACCTTCCGAAGCGGCCGTCGACGCGGCCGCGATCGTCGAACTGGCGGCGCGTGAAACCGGTGTCGCCGAAGACGGCGCCGCCGCGCTCGAACGCGCCCGCGCTTTTGCCGAGCCGCTGCTGGCCGGTCACCTGCTCGACACCGGCGAGCCCGCGCTGGTGCACGCCGACGGTGTCGCCGCGATCCTGCAGGCCATCGGCGCGGCGCCGTCGATGCGCGCCGCCGCCTACCTGGTCTACGCCGGCGACTACCTCCAGCACCCCGAGGAGATGGTCGCCAAGGCCTTCGGCCAGTCCTACGCCAGCCTGGTGACGCACACCCGGCGCCTGGTGCAGATCCAGCGCGCCACGCGGGCCGCGACGGTGCTGGAGGCGCAGCGCCAGCAGCAGGCCGAGCAGGTGCGCAAGATGCTGCTCGCTTTCTCGCACGACCTGCGTGTCGTGCTGCTGCGCCTGGCGTCGCGGCTGCAGACGCTGCGCTGGTACGCCGCCGAGCGTGTCCCCTGTCCGGAAGTGCTGGCCGAGGAGACGCAGCAGATCTTCGCGCCGCTGGCCAACCGCCTGGGCATCTGGCAGATCAAGTGGGAGCTGGAGGACCTGGCCTTCCGCTTCCTGCAGCCCGACGAGTACAAGCGCATCGCGCGCCTGCTCGACGAGAAGCGTGTCGAGCGCGAGCAGCGCATCGAAGGCGCGCGCCGCCGCCTGCGCGAGCGCCTGGCCGAGGCCGGCCTGCGCGCCGAGGTCTACGGCCGGCCGAAGCATCTGCACAGCATCTGGAAGAAGATGCGCGGCAAGGGGCTGCCGATCGAGCGTGTCTTCGACCTGAGCGCGCTGCGTGTCATCGTCGACGACGTCGCCGGCTGCTACGCGGCGCTGTCGCGTGTGCACGAGTGCTACCGCGCCGTCGACGGCGAGTACGACGACTACATCGCGCGGCCCAAGCCCAACGGCTACCAGTCGCTGCACACCGTCGTGCTCGACGACGACGGCCGGGCGCTGGAAGTGCAGATCCGCACGCGCGCGATGCACGAGCACGCCGAGCACGGCGTCGCCGCACACTGGATGTACAAGGAAGCCGGCGTGCGCGGCTACGCCGGCGTCAGCGCCGCGGGCGACTTCAACGAGCGCCTGGCCGAGGCGCGCAAGGCCGTGCTGCGCGAGCTGCTGGCCTGGGAACGCGACTTCGCGACGACGCAGGACGCCACCGCCTCGGCGGTGTTCGACGACCGCATCTACGTCTTCACGCCGCAGGTCAACGTCATCGACCTGCCGGTGGGCGGCACGCCGGTGGACTTCGCCTACGCGCTGCACACCGACCTGGGCCACCGCTGCCGCGGCGCGCGGGTCGACGGCGCCATGGTGCCGCTGAACACGGCGCTGGTCTCGGGGCAGACGATCGAGATCGTCGCCGCCAAGGAAGGCGGGCCGTCGATGGACTGGCTCAACCCCGAGCTGGGCTATCTGAAGAGCCCGCGTGCCAAGGCCAAGGTGCGCGCCTGGTTCAACGCCCAGGCGCAGGGGCTGACGATCGCGCGCGGCCGCGAGCTGGTCGAGAAGCTGCTGCAGCGCGAGGGCAAGACCGCGGTCAAGCTCGAGTCGCTGGCCGAGCAGCTGGGCTTCAAGACGGCGGACGCGCTGTTCGAGGTCGTCGGCAAGGACGAGTTCTCGCTGCGCAACATCGAGCAGATCCTGCGCCCGGCCGCGCCGGCGCCGGCCGAGGAGGACGAAGGCATCGCGCTGCGCCGGCCGCGCCACGAAGGCAGCGGCAAGGGCAAGGGCGGGGTGCTGGTCGTCGGCGTCGATTCGCTGCTGACGACGCTGGCGCGCTGCTGCCGCCCGGCGCCGCCCGACACGATCGGCGGCTTCGTCACGCGCGCCAAGGGCGTGGCCATCCACCGCCGCGACTGCACCAACTTCCGCCACATGGCGCAGAAGGACCCGGGGCGCGTCATCGAGGTCGAGTGGGGTCGCGAGCGCGACGGCGTCTACCCGCTGGACGTGATCATCGAGGCCAGCGACCGCCAGGGCCTGCTGCGCGACATCTCCGAGGTCTTCGCCAAGGAGAAGATGAACGTCATCGGCGTGCACACGCAGAGCGTCAAGGACGCGCGCGGCGGCACCGCGTGGATGACGTTTACCATCGAGGTGTCCGACACCGCGCGTCTGGCGCAGGTGCTCAAGCACCTGGCCGGCATCGGCGGCGTGCGCCACGCGCGGCGCCGCTGA
- a CDS encoding alpha/beta fold hydrolase — MNPRLADVSCLDSRGLHRMAYWEWGDPSARHAVVCVHGLSRQGRDFDTLAMDLAPQLRVVCPDIVGRGRSGRLADPAGYTVPQYVADIVTLLARLDVDTVDWVGTSMGGLIGLGVASLAGSPVRRLVLNDVGPAIEPAALERIKGYLGQPVRWASVEDAAEAIRQVSLGFGSHTPEQWLALTRPQLVADGDGWIPHYDPAIAVPFRAMTPEIAAAGEAALWAAWDGLGCPTLLLRGADSDLLSRATAEAMTRRGPRAQLHEFAGVGHAPMLVQPEQRAVVRDFLLS; from the coding sequence ATGAACCCCCGCCTTGCTGACGTGTCTTGCCTGGATTCCCGGGGCCTGCACCGCATGGCGTACTGGGAGTGGGGCGATCCGTCGGCGCGCCACGCGGTGGTCTGCGTGCACGGCCTGTCGCGCCAGGGGCGCGACTTCGACACGCTGGCGATGGACCTGGCGCCGCAGTTGCGCGTGGTCTGCCCCGACATCGTCGGCCGCGGCCGCAGCGGTCGGCTCGCCGACCCGGCGGGCTACACGGTGCCGCAGTACGTCGCCGACATCGTCACGCTGCTGGCGCGGCTGGACGTCGACACGGTCGACTGGGTCGGCACCTCGATGGGCGGGCTGATCGGCCTGGGCGTCGCCAGCCTGGCCGGCTCGCCGGTGCGCCGCCTGGTGCTCAACGACGTCGGCCCGGCGATCGAGCCGGCGGCGCTGGAGCGCATCAAGGGCTACCTCGGCCAGCCGGTGCGCTGGGCCAGCGTCGAGGACGCCGCCGAGGCGATCCGCCAGGTGTCGCTGGGTTTCGGCTCGCACACGCCCGAACAATGGCTGGCGCTGACCCGGCCGCAGCTCGTCGCCGACGGCGACGGCTGGATCCCGCACTACGACCCGGCGATCGCGGTCCCGTTCCGGGCGATGACGCCCGAGATCGCCGCCGCCGGCGAAGCCGCGCTGTGGGCCGCCTGGGACGGCCTCGGCTGCCCGACGCTGCTGTTGCGCGGCGCCGATTCCGATCTGTTGTCGCGCGCCACCGCCGAGGCGATGACGCGCCGCGGCCCGCGTGCGCAGCTGCACGAGTTCGCCGGGGTCGGCCACGCGCCGATGCTGGTGCAGCCGGAGCAGCGCGCCGTCGTCCGCGATTTCCTCTTGTCCTGA
- a CDS encoding 3-hydroxybutyrate dehydrogenase: protein MLQGKTALVTGSTSGIGLGMAVALAQQGAKLMLNGFGDVDAALQTVRAAGSGEVAYHGADMRRPDEIEDLVHQCERQFGGPDIVVNNAGIQHVALVEDFPVERWDAIIAINLSSAFHTMRVALPGMKHRGWGRVINVASVHGLVASAGKSAYVAAKHGIVGLTRAAALECARSGVTVNAICPGWVLTPLVQKQIDARAAEHGLSNEEAERQLLAEKEPSLRFTTPEQLAALALFLCSPAGDNVLGTAWNMDGGWTAQ from the coding sequence ATGCTCCAAGGAAAGACGGCGCTGGTGACGGGCTCGACGAGCGGCATCGGCCTCGGCATGGCGGTGGCGCTCGCGCAGCAGGGTGCGAAGCTGATGCTCAACGGCTTCGGCGACGTCGACGCCGCGCTGCAGACGGTGCGCGCCGCCGGCTCCGGCGAAGTCGCCTACCACGGCGCCGACATGCGCCGGCCCGACGAGATCGAGGATCTGGTGCACCAGTGCGAGCGCCAGTTCGGCGGCCCGGACATCGTCGTCAACAACGCCGGCATCCAGCACGTCGCGCTGGTCGAGGATTTCCCGGTCGAGCGCTGGGACGCGATCATCGCGATCAACCTCAGCTCGGCCTTCCACACGATGCGTGTGGCGCTGCCGGGCATGAAGCATCGCGGCTGGGGGCGCGTCATCAACGTCGCCTCGGTGCACGGGCTGGTGGCCTCGGCCGGCAAGAGCGCCTACGTCGCGGCCAAACACGGCATCGTCGGGCTGACGCGTGCCGCGGCGCTGGAATGCGCACGCAGCGGCGTCACCGTCAACGCGATCTGCCCCGGCTGGGTGCTGACGCCGCTGGTGCAAAAGCAGATCGACGCCCGCGCCGCCGAGCACGGGCTGTCGAACGAGGAAGCCGAGCGCCAGCTGCTGGCCGAGAAGGAGCCTTCGCTGCGCTTCACGACGCCCGAGCAACTGGCGGCGCTGGCGCTGTTCCTGTGTTCGCCGGCCGGTGACAACGTGCTCGGCACGGCCTGGAACATGGACGGCGGCTGGACGGCGCAGTAA
- a CDS encoding SIMPL domain-containing protein (The SIMPL domain is named for its presence in mouse protein SIMPL (signalling molecule that associates with mouse pelle-like kinase). Bacterial member BP26, from Brucella, was shown to assemble into a channel-like structure, while YggE from E. coli has been associated with resistance to oxidative stress.), with translation MPFARKAFAAAAFGLAAAAQAQTLPPPQNVVSLSASATAEVPRDMLSVSFSTSREGPDAQTVQSQLKQALDAALAEARKVAKPGQIELHTGGFSLYPRYSSKGVANGWQGSAELVAEGRDVAGIAQLTGRVQTMTIARVGYSLSREAREKAEAELSAEAIARFRAKADTISRQFGFGGWGIREVSVSASEPPSGVFPMAMKARAAMADEALPVEAGKASVTVSVSGSVQMSAK, from the coding sequence ATGCCCTTTGCCCGAAAGGCCTTCGCCGCCGCCGCGTTCGGCCTCGCCGCCGCCGCCCAGGCGCAGACGCTGCCGCCGCCGCAGAACGTCGTCAGCCTGTCGGCCAGTGCCACCGCCGAGGTGCCGCGCGACATGCTGTCGGTGAGCTTCTCGACCTCGCGCGAAGGCCCCGACGCGCAGACCGTGCAGTCCCAGCTCAAGCAGGCGCTGGACGCCGCGCTGGCCGAGGCGCGCAAGGTCGCCAAGCCGGGCCAGATCGAGCTGCACACCGGCGGCTTCTCGCTGTACCCGCGCTACTCCAGCAAAGGCGTGGCCAACGGCTGGCAGGGCAGCGCCGAGCTGGTGGCCGAGGGCCGCGACGTCGCCGGCATCGCCCAGCTGACCGGGCGGGTGCAGACGATGACCATCGCACGCGTCGGCTACTCGCTGTCGCGCGAAGCGCGCGAGAAGGCCGAAGCCGAGCTGTCGGCCGAGGCGATCGCGCGCTTTCGCGCCAAGGCGGACACGATCAGCCGCCAGTTCGGTTTCGGCGGCTGGGGCATTCGCGAGGTCTCGGTGTCGGCCAGCGAGCCGCCGTCGGGCGTGTTCCCGATGGCGATGAAGGCGCGTGCCGCGATGGCCGACGAGGCGCTGCCGGTCGAAGCCGGCAAGGCCAGCGTCACGGTCAGCGTCTCGGGCAGCGTGCAGATGTCGGCCAAGTAG
- the ompR gene encoding osmolarity response regulator transcription factor OmpR: MNTPANTRPDRIVVVDDDAHIRDLLRRYLSQEGFEVLLAEDAKALNRVLTRDTVDLIVLDLMLPGEDGLSICRRLRAANDLTPIIMLTAKVEDVDRIVGLEVGADDYLPKPFNPRELLARIHAVLRRRPAPEAPGAPSKEPQGVNFGPFEFDLSLRRLSKNGEQISLTTGEFSMLKALVRHPRQPLSRDKLAQLARGREFEPFDRSLDVQISRLRKMLEPDPAQPRYIQTVWGVGYVFVPDGAS, translated from the coding sequence ATGAACACCCCCGCCAATACCCGTCCCGACCGCATCGTGGTCGTCGACGATGATGCCCACATCCGCGACCTGCTGCGTCGCTACCTGTCGCAGGAAGGTTTCGAGGTCCTGCTCGCCGAAGACGCCAAGGCGCTGAACCGTGTGCTGACGCGCGACACGGTCGACCTGATCGTGCTGGACCTGATGCTGCCGGGCGAAGACGGCCTGTCGATCTGCCGCCGCCTGCGTGCGGCCAACGACCTGACGCCGATCATCATGCTCACCGCCAAGGTCGAGGACGTCGACCGCATCGTCGGCCTGGAAGTCGGCGCCGACGACTACCTGCCCAAGCCCTTCAACCCGCGCGAGCTGCTGGCGCGCATCCACGCCGTGCTGCGCCGCCGCCCGGCCCCGGAAGCGCCGGGCGCGCCGTCCAAGGAGCCGCAGGGCGTCAACTTCGGGCCCTTCGAGTTCGACCTGTCGCTGCGCCGCCTGTCCAAGAACGGCGAGCAGATCTCGCTGACCACCGGCGAGTTCTCGATGCTCAAGGCGCTGGTGCGCCACCCGCGCCAGCCGCTGTCGCGCGACAAGCTGGCGCAGCTGGCACGCGGGCGCGAGTTCGAACCCTTCGACCGCAGCCTGGACGTGCAGATCTCGCGCCTGCGCAAGATGCTCGAGCCCGACCCGGCGCAGCCGCGCTACATCCAGACCGTCTGGGGCGTGGGCTACGTCTTCGTGCCGGACGGCGCGAGCTGA
- a CDS encoding sensor histidine kinase, whose translation MARKTIALSLFWRTFCLLAILLAGGVFAWVQTLRALEFEPRAVESAQQIAGLVNLSRAALQQADGINRIALVKSLGQQAAVRVMPREPGDRWEGFEVDRFTRRVARELRAALGEDAVVARSVNTKPGLWVGFSIDGDAYWLQVDDSHTSPLTSNTWFVWIGIALLATLVGSVAIARLINRPLKQLSFAASRIREGDLDSRLDENTLTSEIREVNRGFNRMARELARVEEDRAVMLAGISHDLRTPLARLRLETEMSVSDDEAKRNMALDIDQLDAIIDKFMDYARPGETQMRPVHVSQLIDREAAGFRDPTQIRIHSRVAIDLKVLADETELGRVFSNLFENARRYGRNTDTGIAEVTISYARTGPWVIVSVRDTGPGVPPEKLSQLTTPFFRGDAARTAATGAGLGLAIVDKAMQRMGGSLELANAPDGGLMAHMRLRRAP comes from the coding sequence ATGGCACGAAAGACGATCGCCCTGAGCCTCTTCTGGCGCACCTTCTGCCTGCTGGCCATCCTGCTGGCCGGCGGGGTTTTCGCCTGGGTGCAGACCTTGCGCGCGCTGGAGTTCGAGCCGCGCGCGGTCGAGTCCGCACAGCAGATCGCCGGCCTGGTGAACCTGTCGCGCGCCGCGCTGCAGCAGGCCGACGGCATCAACCGCATCGCGCTCGTCAAGTCGCTGGGCCAGCAGGCGGCGGTGCGCGTCATGCCGCGCGAGCCGGGCGACCGCTGGGAAGGCTTCGAGGTCGACCGCTTCACGCGCCGCGTCGCGCGCGAGCTGAGGGCCGCGCTCGGCGAGGACGCGGTCGTCGCGCGCAGCGTCAACACCAAGCCGGGCTTGTGGGTCGGTTTCTCGATCGACGGCGACGCCTACTGGCTGCAGGTCGACGACAGCCACACCAGCCCGCTGACCAGCAACACCTGGTTCGTCTGGATCGGCATCGCGCTGCTGGCGACCCTCGTCGGCTCGGTGGCGATCGCGCGGCTGATCAACCGGCCGCTCAAACAGCTGTCCTTCGCCGCCAGCCGCATCCGCGAGGGCGACCTCGATTCGCGCCTGGATGAGAACACGCTGACCAGCGAGATCCGCGAGGTCAACCGCGGCTTCAACCGCATGGCGCGCGAACTGGCGCGTGTCGAGGAGGACCGCGCGGTGATGCTGGCCGGCATCAGCCACGACCTGCGCACCCCGCTGGCGCGGCTGCGGCTGGAAACCGAGATGAGCGTCTCCGACGACGAGGCCAAGCGCAACATGGCGCTGGACATCGACCAGCTCGACGCGATCATCGACAAGTTCATGGACTACGCGCGCCCGGGCGAGACGCAGATGCGCCCGGTGCACGTCTCGCAGCTGATCGACCGCGAGGCCGCCGGTTTCCGCGACCCGACGCAGATCCGCATCCACTCACGCGTGGCCATCGACCTGAAGGTGCTGGCCGACGAGACCGAGCTCGGCCGCGTCTTCTCCAACCTGTTCGAGAACGCGCGCCGCTACGGCCGCAACACCGACACCGGCATCGCCGAGGTGACGATCTCCTATGCGCGCACCGGCCCCTGGGTCATCGTCAGCGTGCGCGACACCGGCCCCGGCGTGCCTCCGGAGAAGCTGTCGCAGCTGACGACGCCGTTCTTCCGCGGCGACGCGGCGCGCACCGCCGCCACCGGCGCCGGCCTGGGCCTGGCCATCGTCGACAAGGCGATGCAGCGCATGGGCGGCAGCCTGGAACTGGCGAACGCGCCAGACGGCGGCCTGATGGCGCACATGCGGCTGCGCCGCGCGCCCTGA